Proteins encoded within one genomic window of Coprococcus phoceensis:
- a CDS encoding GGDEF and EAL domain-containing protein, whose protein sequence is MKNGVYRYPSGMVKEFQFPREVIKNPLPYWKEVVHPDDWETFYLSNMEIGKEGKDNHLVEFRIRARDGEYHWVKCRGYLMRDEKDQPAVFAGVLSKLDRKPRIDALTSLYTSEVFSEDFAKMLEENAFGEIGMFVVGIDRFRNINEGYGRQTGDKVLKTVAKLILELVPEGIRVYRLEGDHFGILVKYPNEEIVKKLYDAIRSRCQCYRGNGKRRLLMTVSAGYAEYPKDAGSFVDLYEYTDYALQYAKENGRDCLELFSQEMLAYRSRELDIIRLLKEDISDNFRAFSLKYQPIVEGETKEVIAVEALLQWDNPHIANLEYDELSKFLEKNRLLNPVGRWMFQTGCMALKKWLSEGWNLSLNLNVSYAQLSDWNYIQEIIMIVKSSQVLPEKIVIEVVDSYFISDMKIYEQAFRAIKESGMKIMLDDFGADYASIGLLKNDLVDIVKVDRTIVRRVVKSSFDLDFIRFIVKICHDMEIEVCLEGVAEMEELKLVEDMIFDYMQGDLFGKATDARLTFK, encoded by the coding sequence ATGAAGAACGGAGTATATCGTTATCCTTCGGGAATGGTGAAAGAATTTCAGTTTCCGAGGGAAGTGATAAAAAATCCTCTACCTTATTGGAAAGAGGTAGTACATCCTGATGACTGGGAAACGTTTTATCTGTCGAATATGGAGATTGGGAAAGAAGGAAAAGATAATCACCTTGTGGAATTTCGGATTCGTGCAAGGGATGGTGAGTATCACTGGGTGAAATGTCGGGGATATCTCATGCGGGATGAGAAGGATCAGCCGGCAGTGTTTGCCGGAGTGCTCAGTAAACTTGACAGAAAGCCGAGAATCGATGCGCTGACTTCGCTTTACACGAGTGAAGTTTTCTCAGAGGATTTTGCGAAAATGCTGGAAGAGAATGCATTTGGTGAGATTGGAATGTTTGTCGTGGGGATTGACCGATTTCGTAATATCAATGAGGGATACGGAAGGCAGACAGGGGATAAGGTGTTAAAGACAGTGGCAAAATTAATTTTAGAGCTGGTTCCGGAGGGGATTCGTGTCTACAGGCTGGAAGGGGATCATTTTGGAATTCTTGTGAAATATCCGAATGAAGAAATTGTGAAAAAATTGTATGATGCAATACGCTCGCGCTGCCAGTGTTACCGGGGGAATGGAAAGAGAAGACTTTTGATGACAGTGTCGGCAGGCTATGCAGAATATCCGAAAGATGCAGGTTCCTTTGTTGATCTGTATGAGTATACGGATTATGCGCTGCAATATGCAAAGGAGAACGGAAGAGACTGTCTGGAACTGTTTTCCCAGGAAATGTTGGCATATAGATCCAGAGAACTGGATATCATCCGACTGTTAAAGGAAGACATCTCGGACAATTTTCGAGCATTTTCTTTAAAATATCAACCGATTGTGGAAGGTGAGACGAAGGAAGTGATAGCTGTTGAGGCGCTTTTGCAATGGGACAATCCTCACATTGCAAATTTGGAGTATGATGAGCTGAGTAAGTTTTTAGAAAAGAACAGGTTATTGAATCCAGTCGGACGATGGATGTTCCAGACTGGATGCATGGCACTGAAAAAGTGGCTGTCGGAGGGCTGGAATCTGTCTCTAAATTTGAACGTGTCTTATGCGCAGCTTTCGGACTGGAATTATATTCAGGAAATTATAATGATTGTAAAAAGCTCACAGGTTCTGCCGGAAAAGATTGTAATCGAAGTGGTGGACAGTTATTTTATCAGCGATATGAAGATTTATGAACAGGCTTTCAGAGCTATCAAAGAAAGCGGTATGAAGATCATGCTGGATGATTTTGGCGCAGATTACGCATCGATCGGTCTGCTGAAAAACGATCTGGTAGATATCGTGAAGGTGGACAGAACAATCGTGCGCCGTGTTGTCAAAAGCAGTTTTGATTTGGATTTCATCCGGTTTATAGTAAAAATATGTCATGACATGGAGATAGAGGTCTGCCTCGAAGGAGTGGCGGAGATGGAAGAATTAAAGCTCGTAGAAGATATGATTTTTGATTATATGCAGGGCGATTTGTTTGGAAAAGCAACCGATGCCAGATTGACTTTTAAATAG
- a CDS encoding M24 family metallopeptidase, translated as MDQNKLNRVLESMKETGIEQLLISDPASINYLTGRYVNCMERMQVLYLDVEGNHKFVIGKLFPQPEMGVEVIYFDDTEDCVAKLASYMRKGTKIGVDKIWPAKFLLRLMELGVGTEYINASFIVDNIRQIKSAEEQDLMRQASRLNDLGCEKLIPLVSKGYTELEMGDKLLEIYLELGAEGHSFEPIIAYGDNAADPHHESDNSTGKVGDAVVLDIGCIKDGYCADMTRTVFIGEVSDEARKIYEIVLEANRRGIAAAKPGARYCDVDNAARDYITEMGYGEYFTHRTGHNIGMEVHEYGDVSGINENVLKPGMCFSVEPGIYVPGVAGVRIEDLVLITEDGCEVLNNLSKELTVVPV; from the coding sequence ATGGATCAAAACAAATTAAACAGAGTATTAGAATCAATGAAAGAAACAGGAATTGAGCAGCTGCTCATTTCAGACCCGGCATCTATCAATTATCTGACAGGACGCTATGTAAACTGTATGGAAAGAATGCAGGTATTGTATCTGGATGTGGAAGGGAATCACAAATTTGTTATCGGAAAGTTATTCCCACAACCTGAGATGGGAGTAGAAGTTATTTACTTTGACGATACAGAGGACTGTGTAGCAAAATTAGCAAGTTACATGAGAAAAGGCACAAAGATCGGAGTTGATAAGATCTGGCCTGCAAAATTTTTACTTCGCCTGATGGAGCTTGGCGTGGGAACAGAATATATCAATGCTTCATTTATCGTTGATAATATCCGTCAGATCAAGAGTGCAGAAGAACAGGACTTGATGAGACAGGCTTCCAGATTGAATGATCTTGGGTGTGAAAAACTGATTCCACTTGTGTCAAAAGGTTATACAGAACTTGAGATGGGAGATAAACTTTTAGAGATCTATTTGGAACTCGGAGCAGAAGGACACTCATTTGAGCCAATTATCGCATATGGCGATAATGCAGCTGATCCACATCATGAGTCAGACAATTCTACAGGAAAAGTCGGAGATGCGGTAGTACTTGATATCGGATGTATCAAAGACGGATACTGTGCAGATATGACAAGAACAGTGTTCATCGGAGAGGTATCTGACGAAGCGAGAAAGATCTATGAGATCGTTTTAGAGGCAAACAGACGCGGAATTGCAGCGGCAAAACCGGGAGCAAGATATTGTGATGTTGACAATGCAGCGCGTGATTATATTACAGAGATGGGATACGGAGAATATTTTACACACAGAACAGGCCATAACATTGGTATGGAAGTTCATGAATACGGTGATGTTTCCGGAATCAATGAAAACGTATTGAAACCAGGTATGTGTTTCTCAGTAGAACCAGGTATCTACGTTCCGGGTGTAGCAGGTGTTCGTATTGAAGATTTGGTACTGATTACAGAAGACGGATGTGAAGTACTGAACAATTTAAGCAAAGAATTAACAGTTGTACCGGTTTAA
- a CDS encoding aminoacyl-histidine dipeptidase — protein sequence MTDLEKIISYFKQISKIPRTSGDEQAISDYLVAFAKERNLEVIQDEYNNVIIKKPAFPGEEHRRPIIFQGHIDMVYVKTEDSDHRYEDGIEVLDNGEFLYAKDTTLGADNGIAVCYALMLLDSKDIKNPPLEFIFTVDEEVGMKGAENLDMSVLEGKALINLDSEEEGIFCVGCAGGVRNTFELPIEREEKHGTYVPVEVSFGKLQGGHSGADIHLERGNAIKLLGRILYALNDFGFEIGAVEAKGKMNVICHSAKMECFVRPEDVERFTECLKACEAVFQNELQFSDEVEVLVEVKPEVDSCTVYTEKTASNVKNALLLLPNGIISWSMGVKGLVQTSTNLGVMEEEDGKLVIGSLVRSSVESQKSIVKSQIEAVADVLGGKSISSSDYPGWEFKKESPLRDLAIEKYEALFGKKAVIEAIHAGLECGFWDGKMENVDIISMGPDMMDVHTVKERVSKQSIDNVWKLLKEIVEAY from the coding sequence ATGACAGATTTAGAAAAGATTATCTCTTATTTTAAACAAATTTCAAAAATACCAAGAACTTCCGGAGATGAGCAGGCAATCAGTGATTATTTGGTGGCGTTTGCAAAAGAACGTAATCTTGAAGTGATTCAGGATGAATACAACAATGTCATTATTAAGAAACCGGCGTTTCCGGGGGAAGAGCATAGAAGACCAATTATTTTCCAAGGACATATTGACATGGTCTATGTCAAGACAGAAGACTCTGATCATCGTTATGAGGACGGAATCGAGGTTCTGGATAATGGGGAGTTCCTCTATGCAAAAGATACGACGCTTGGGGCAGATAACGGAATTGCAGTCTGCTATGCGTTAATGCTTTTAGACAGCAAAGATATCAAAAACCCACCGTTAGAATTTATTTTTACAGTGGATGAAGAAGTCGGCATGAAAGGTGCAGAGAATTTGGATATGAGTGTGCTGGAAGGAAAGGCGCTGATCAATCTGGATTCGGAAGAAGAGGGAATCTTTTGTGTCGGATGTGCCGGTGGAGTGCGCAATACATTTGAGCTTCCGATAGAAAGAGAAGAAAAACATGGAACATATGTGCCGGTGGAAGTGTCATTTGGCAAATTGCAGGGTGGACATTCCGGTGCGGATATCCATTTGGAGAGAGGAAATGCAATCAAGCTTTTAGGACGAATTCTCTATGCGCTGAACGATTTTGGTTTTGAGATCGGAGCAGTGGAGGCGAAAGGCAAGATGAACGTTATTTGTCATTCGGCAAAGATGGAATGTTTTGTGAGACCTGAAGATGTAGAGCGATTCACAGAATGTCTGAAAGCATGTGAGGCTGTATTCCAGAATGAGCTGCAGTTCTCAGATGAAGTAGAGGTTCTCGTTGAGGTCAAGCCGGAAGTGGACAGCTGTACGGTTTACACAGAAAAGACAGCTTCGAATGTGAAGAATGCGTTACTGCTTTTGCCAAATGGTATCATAAGCTGGTCAATGGGTGTGAAAGGTCTTGTTCAGACATCTACAAACTTAGGTGTGATGGAAGAAGAGGATGGAAAGCTTGTGATCGGAAGTCTTGTGAGAAGTTCGGTAGAATCACAGAAATCCATTGTGAAGAGCCAGATCGAAGCAGTTGCAGATGTACTTGGCGGAAAGAGCATCTCCTCAAGCGACTATCCGGGCTGGGAGTTTAAGAAAGAATCTCCGCTTCGTGATCTTGCGATTGAAAAATATGAAGCGTTATTTGGAAAGAAGGCAGTGATCGAGGCGATTCATGCAGGACTGGAATGTGGATTCTGGGATGGCAAGATGGAAAACGTGGATATTATCTCCATGGGACCGGATATGATGGATGTACATACGGTAAAAGAGCGTGTGTCCAAGCAGTCAATCGACAATGTATGGAAATTATTAAAAGAGATTGTAGAGGCATATTAA
- a CDS encoding sporulation initiation factor Spo0A C-terminal domain-containing protein — protein sequence MHYTEPYKLQLNLEISSSNMLEILKQLARLSKDSNINTSFTLPEAIPDISGEPLETRIVSLIHEIGIPSHIMGYQYLKDAVQITMHDRDTLNAITKVLYPEVAIKNKTTSSRVERAIRHAIEIAFTRGNSEFITSLFGYSINPATGKPTNSEFIAVISDYLRMKHH from the coding sequence ATGCATTACACAGAACCTTACAAACTTCAATTGAATCTAGAGATCTCCAGTTCAAACATGTTGGAAATTCTAAAACAATTGGCACGTCTTTCAAAAGACAGCAACATCAATACGTCTTTCACACTTCCCGAAGCCATACCTGATATTTCCGGCGAGCCTTTGGAAACTCGTATCGTATCTCTCATACATGAGATTGGTATTCCCTCTCACATCATGGGGTATCAGTATCTGAAAGATGCCGTACAGATTACGATGCACGACAGAGATACACTCAATGCGATCACAAAAGTATTATATCCGGAAGTTGCCATAAAAAACAAAACAACTTCAAGCCGAGTGGAGCGTGCCATACGCCATGCAATTGAAATTGCATTTACCAGAGGAAACTCAGAATTTATCACCTCCTTATTTGGTTACAGTATCAATCCTGCTACCGGAAAGCCTACAAATTCCGAATTCATTGCTGTCATTTCTGATTATCTTCGTATGAAACATCATTAA
- a CDS encoding HD domain-containing protein, translating to MSISREQAHDILMKYMKGEAYIQHSYAVEAIMKGIAKRLAPEEEEFWGIVGLLHDLDEEHCDWKNHPEVHGSTSVEILKKEGVDDKVLHDAICAHNPKCGVKAKTNLQYAVLAADPMSGFVKAVAQIYPDKKIASVKHKSVMKRFNEMRFAAGANRDYMESIEFTKLSLDDLIDIALEEMGKISDILGL from the coding sequence ATGAGTATTTCAAGAGAACAAGCACATGATATTTTAATGAAATATATGAAAGGAGAGGCTTACATTCAACATTCTTATGCGGTTGAAGCGATTATGAAAGGAATTGCAAAGAGACTCGCCCCGGAAGAAGAGGAATTTTGGGGAATCGTAGGATTACTGCATGATCTGGATGAAGAACATTGTGACTGGAAGAACCACCCAGAAGTACACGGGTCTACTTCTGTCGAAATCCTGAAAAAAGAAGGAGTGGACGATAAGGTGCTGCATGACGCAATCTGTGCACACAATCCAAAATGTGGTGTGAAAGCAAAGACAAATCTTCAGTACGCAGTGCTGGCGGCGGATCCGATGAGCGGATTTGTAAAGGCAGTTGCACAGATTTATCCGGATAAGAAGATTGCAAGCGTAAAACATAAATCCGTTATGAAACGTTTCAATGAGATGAGATTTGCGGCAGGTGCGAACCGTGATTACATGGAATCCATCGAATTTACTAAGTTAAGCCTGGATGACTTGATTGATATTGCATTGGAAGAGATGGGCAAAATTTCAGATATACTGGGACTGTAA